CCTTGTAAACACCGGTTGCTATTAAGATGGCATCATGTTTCGCGCGCAACTCATCGAGTTTCGCATCGCGGCCGACCTCGAAGTTTTCATGGATTACGATGCCGCCTGCCTTCAGTCGGTCGACCCGCCGCATGACGACGTGCTTTTCCAGTTTGAAGCCGGGAATGCCATAGGTGAGCAGGCCACCCGCCCGGTCGTGCCGGTCGTAAACATGCACGTCATAGCCTGCGACCCGCATATATTCGGCGGTCGCGAGGCCGGCTGGCCCTGCGCCGATAATACCGATCGACTGGCCCCGTGACGGGCCGGGAACGATAGGCTCAACCCAACCCTCTTCCCAAGCGGTGTCGGTGATGAACTTTTCGACCGAGCCGATGGTGACCGCGCCGTGACCTGAAAACTCGATGACACAATTGCCTTCGCAAAGGCGATCCTGCGGACAGATTCGCCCGCATATTTCGGGCATCGTCGAGGTGCTGTTCGACAGTTCATAGGCTTCGCGCAGCCGTCCTTCGGCCGTCAGTCGCAGCCAGTCCGGAATATGATTGTGGAGCGGGCAATGCACCGAGCAATAGGGAACGCCGCACTGTGAACAGCGCGCGGATTGCTCCTCGGCATTCGGCACCGCATATTTTTCGGCGATTTCACGGAAGTCTTCCGCACGCAAAGGGGCGCTGCGTTTTTCAGGGTAAACCTGCGCTGCATCTACAAACTTCAACATCGGGTTATCGGCCATGTGCCCTCCACACCGCCAATTGACTCATTTTGACACTGGAGTCACGCAAAATCCCGCAAATAGTTCAGCTATGCTGACCTAATAACTCGCCAAATCACGCTTGATCGTTCATTTCATCCAGTTAAGCGCCCGAGATTATACCGATACGGACCTACTTTTGCAGCAGCCAGATCAAGGCGATCGTTCCAACCACGATTCGATACCATGCAAATGGTGCAAATCCGTGCCGGGTTACGATCGTCAGAAAGGCTCGAATGACGACAATCGCTACAATGAACGAAACTACAAACCCAATGCCGATCGCCGTCCAGTCGTTGCTGCTGGCGACGTGCCGGGACTCCCACAGTTCTTTCGCGCTCGCGGCGATCATGACCGGGACGGCTAGAAAGAAGCTATATTCAGCGGCAGTCTTGCGATCGACGCCAAGCGACAGTCCGCCCATGATCGTGGCTCCTGAGCGACTGACGCCCGGAATCATCGATAAACACTGAGCGAAGCCAACGCCGAGCGCAGTCTTCCACGGCATCGTCTCGACGCTGGTGACAGTGACACGCTTGGCCATTCGCTCGATGATGAGGATAGCGATCCCCCAACGATCAGCGCAACGGCTACGATTACGGGCTTTTCGAGCATGGCCTTGATCGCTTTGTAGGCGAGGGCACCAATCACCAACGCCGGCAGAAAACCAAGAAAGATATT
This genomic stretch from Sphingomonas paeninsulae harbors:
- a CDS encoding NAD(P)-dependent oxidoreductase: MADNPMLKFVDAAQVYPEKRSAPLRAEDFREIAEKYAVPNAEEQSARCSQCGVPYCSVHCPLHNHIPDWLRLTAEGRLREAYELSNSTSTMPEICGRICPQDRLCEGNCVIEFSGHGAVTIGSVEKFITDTAWEEGWVEPIVPGPSRGQSIGIIGAGPAGLATAEYMRVAGYDVHVYDRHDRAGGLLTYGIPGFKLEKHVVMRRVDRLKAGGIVIHENFEVGRDAKLDELRAKHDAILIATGVYKARGIKAPGVGAPGVVESLDFLIASNRKGFGDAVPEFDDGGLNAAGKNVVVIGGGDTAMDCVRTAVRQGAKSVKCLYRRDRANMPGSQREVANAEEEGVEFVWLSAPEAFDGTEQVAGVRVAKMRLGTPDATGRRAPEADPGSEFRLEADLVIKALGFDAEDLPKMFGSADLGVTRWGTLRVDHKTMQTSLDGVFAAGDIVRGASLVVWAIRDGRDVSDHMHRYLKQKAAATRKAA